In the genome of Piliocolobus tephrosceles isolate RC106 unplaced genomic scaffold, ASM277652v3 unscaffolded_108, whole genome shotgun sequence, one region contains:
- the LOC113219844 gene encoding protein-glutamine gamma-glutamyltransferase 5 isoform X1, whose protein sequence is MAQGLEVALTDLQSSRNNVRHHTEEITVDHLLVRRGQAFNLTLYFRNRGFQPGLDNIIFVVETGPLPDLALGTRAVFSLARHHSPSPWIAWLETNGATSTEVSLCAPPTAAVGRYLLKIHIDSFQGSVTAYQLGEFILLFNPWCPEDAVYLDSEPQRQEYVMNDYGFIYQGSKNWIRPCPWNYGQFEEKIIDICLKLLDKSLHFQTDPATDCALRGSPVYVSRVVCAMINSNDDNGVLNGNWSENYTDGANPAEWTGSVAILKQWYATGCQPVRYGQCWVFAAVMCTVMRCLGIPTRVITNFDSGHDTDGNLIIDEYYDNTGRILGNKKKDTIWNFHVWNECWMARKDLPPGYGGWQVLDATPQEMSNGVYCCGPASVRAIKDGEVDLNYDTPFVFSMVNADCMSWLVQGGKEQKLHQDTSSVGNFISTKSIQSDERDDITENYKYEEGSLQERQVFLKALQKLKAGRFHSSRRGADLQPSRPTPLSQDSPRRLHTPSLRPSDVVQVSLKFKLLDPPNMGQDICFVLLAFNMSSQFKDLKVNLSAQSLLHDGSPLSPFWQDIAFITLSPKEAKTYPCKISYSQYSQYLSTDKLIRISALGEEKSSPEKILVNKIITLSYPSITINVLGAAVVNQPLSIQVIFSNPLSEQVEDCVLTVEGSGLFKKQQKVFLGVLKPQHRGSIILETVPFKSGQRQIQANMRSNKFKDIKGYRNVYVDFAL, encoded by the exons GGCTAGAAGTGGCCCTCACAGACCTCCAGAGCTCCAGAAATAATGTGCGGCACCACACGGAAGAGATCACTGTTGACCACCTCCTTGTTCGCCGGGGCCAGGCCTTCAACCTCACCCTGTACTTCAGGAACCGGGGCTTCCAGCCGGGCCTGGACAACATCATCTTCGTGGTTGAGACTG GACCACTGCCAGACCTGGCCTTGGGGACTCGGGCTGTGTTCAGCCTGGCACGCCATCACAGCCCCAGTCCCTGGATCGCCTGGCTGGAGACCAATGGGGCCACCTCCACAGAAGTGAGCTTGTGCGCTCCTCCCACGGCGGCCGTGGGTCGGTACCTCTTGAAAATCCACATCGACTCCTTCCAGGGGTCTGTGACGGCCTACCAGCTTGGGGAGTTCATCCTGCTCTTCAATCCCTGGTGCCCGG AGGATGCTGTCTACTTGGACAGTGAGCCCCAGAGGCAGGAGTATGTCATGAATGATTACGGCTTCATCTACCAAGGCAGCAAGAACTGGATCCGCCCATGCCCCTGGAACTACGGACAG TTTGAAGAGAAAATCATAGACATCTGCCTGAAGCTGCTGGACAAGAGCCTGCACTTCCAGACTGACCCAGCCACAGACTGTGCCCTGCGGGGAAGCCCCGTCTATGTCAGCAGAGTGGTGTGTGCCATG ATCAACAGCAATGATGACAATGGGGTGCTCAATGGAAACTGGAGTGAGAATTACACAGATGGCGCCAACCCTGCGGAGTGGACGGGCAGCGTGGCCATCCTGAAGCAGTGGTATGCCACAGGCTGCCAGCCTGTGCGCTATGGGCAGTGCTGGGTCTTTGCTGCCGTCATGTGCACAG TGATGAGGTGCCTGGGGATCCCCACCCGTGTGATCACCAACTTCGACTCTGGCCACGACACAGATGGAAACCTGATCATAGACGAGTATTACGACAACACGGGCCGGATTTTGGGGAATAAGAAGAAGGATACTATCTG GAACTTCCATGTCTGGAATGAGTGCTGGATGGCCCGGAAGGATCTGCCCCCTGGATATGGAGGCTGGCAGGTGCTGGACGCCACACCTCAGGAGATGAGCAACG GCGTCTACTGCTGCGGCCCTGCCTCTGTCAGAGCCATCAAAGACGGAGAAGTGGACCTGAACTACGACACGCCCTTTGTGTTTTCGATGGTGAATGCTGACTGCATGTCCTGGCTCGTccagggagggaaggagcagaAACTTCACCAGGACACGAGTTCTGTTGGCAATTTTATCAGCACAAAAAGCATCCAGAGTGATGAGCGGGATGACATCACAGAGAACTACAAGTACGAAGAAG GTTCCCTCCAGGAGAGGCAGGTGTTTCTGAAGGCTCTGCAGAAGCTGAAGGCTGGAAGGTTCCATAGCTCCCGAAGAGGAGCAGATTTGCAACCTTCCAGGCCCACCCCACTGAGCCAGGACAGCCCTCGGAGACTGCATACACCTTCCCTTCGACCCAGTGATGTGGTCCAAGTCTCCCTGAAATTCAAGCTGCTCGACCCGCCCAACATGGGCCAGGATATATGCTTTGTCCTGCTGGCCTTCAACATGTCCTCCCAGTTCAAGGACCTCAAAGTGAACCTGAGTGCCCAGTCTCTGCTGCACGATGGCAGCCCCCTGTCCCCATTCTGGCAGGACATAGCGTTCATCACACTCTCTCCTAAAGAAG CAAAGACCTACCCCTGCAAAATCTCCTATTCCCAGTACAGCCAGTACCTGTCAACAGACAAGCTGATCCGCATCAGTGCCTTGGGTGAAGAGAAAAGCAGTCCCGAGAAAATCCTGGTGAACAAGATCATCACCTTATCTTATCCGAGCATCACGATTAAT GTTCTAGGAGCAGCCGTTGTGAACCAGCCACTCTCCATACAGGTGATATTTTCAAACCCCCTCTCGGAGCAGGTTGAGGACTGTGTGCTGACCGTGGAAGGAAGTGGCCTCTTCAAGAAACAGCAGAAAGTCTT CCTTGGGGTCCTCAAACCCCAACATCGAGGGAGCATCATTCTGGAGACCGTCCCCTTCAAGAGTGGCCAAAGGCAGATCCAAGCTAATATGAGAAGCAACAAGTTTAAGGACATCAAGGGTTACAGGAATGTTTATGTAGACTTTGCATTATAA
- the LOC113219844 gene encoding protein-glutamine gamma-glutamyltransferase 5 isoform X2, protein MAQGLEVALTDLQSSRNNVRHHTEEITVDHLLVRRGQAFNLTLYFRNRGFQPGLDNIIFVVETEDAVYLDSEPQRQEYVMNDYGFIYQGSKNWIRPCPWNYGQFEEKIIDICLKLLDKSLHFQTDPATDCALRGSPVYVSRVVCAMINSNDDNGVLNGNWSENYTDGANPAEWTGSVAILKQWYATGCQPVRYGQCWVFAAVMCTVMRCLGIPTRVITNFDSGHDTDGNLIIDEYYDNTGRILGNKKKDTIWNFHVWNECWMARKDLPPGYGGWQVLDATPQEMSNGVYCCGPASVRAIKDGEVDLNYDTPFVFSMVNADCMSWLVQGGKEQKLHQDTSSVGNFISTKSIQSDERDDITENYKYEEGSLQERQVFLKALQKLKAGRFHSSRRGADLQPSRPTPLSQDSPRRLHTPSLRPSDVVQVSLKFKLLDPPNMGQDICFVLLAFNMSSQFKDLKVNLSAQSLLHDGSPLSPFWQDIAFITLSPKEAKTYPCKISYSQYSQYLSTDKLIRISALGEEKSSPEKILVNKIITLSYPSITINVLGAAVVNQPLSIQVIFSNPLSEQVEDCVLTVEGSGLFKKQQKVFLGVLKPQHRGSIILETVPFKSGQRQIQANMRSNKFKDIKGYRNVYVDFAL, encoded by the exons GGCTAGAAGTGGCCCTCACAGACCTCCAGAGCTCCAGAAATAATGTGCGGCACCACACGGAAGAGATCACTGTTGACCACCTCCTTGTTCGCCGGGGCCAGGCCTTCAACCTCACCCTGTACTTCAGGAACCGGGGCTTCCAGCCGGGCCTGGACAACATCATCTTCGTGGTTGAGACTG AGGATGCTGTCTACTTGGACAGTGAGCCCCAGAGGCAGGAGTATGTCATGAATGATTACGGCTTCATCTACCAAGGCAGCAAGAACTGGATCCGCCCATGCCCCTGGAACTACGGACAG TTTGAAGAGAAAATCATAGACATCTGCCTGAAGCTGCTGGACAAGAGCCTGCACTTCCAGACTGACCCAGCCACAGACTGTGCCCTGCGGGGAAGCCCCGTCTATGTCAGCAGAGTGGTGTGTGCCATG ATCAACAGCAATGATGACAATGGGGTGCTCAATGGAAACTGGAGTGAGAATTACACAGATGGCGCCAACCCTGCGGAGTGGACGGGCAGCGTGGCCATCCTGAAGCAGTGGTATGCCACAGGCTGCCAGCCTGTGCGCTATGGGCAGTGCTGGGTCTTTGCTGCCGTCATGTGCACAG TGATGAGGTGCCTGGGGATCCCCACCCGTGTGATCACCAACTTCGACTCTGGCCACGACACAGATGGAAACCTGATCATAGACGAGTATTACGACAACACGGGCCGGATTTTGGGGAATAAGAAGAAGGATACTATCTG GAACTTCCATGTCTGGAATGAGTGCTGGATGGCCCGGAAGGATCTGCCCCCTGGATATGGAGGCTGGCAGGTGCTGGACGCCACACCTCAGGAGATGAGCAACG GCGTCTACTGCTGCGGCCCTGCCTCTGTCAGAGCCATCAAAGACGGAGAAGTGGACCTGAACTACGACACGCCCTTTGTGTTTTCGATGGTGAATGCTGACTGCATGTCCTGGCTCGTccagggagggaaggagcagaAACTTCACCAGGACACGAGTTCTGTTGGCAATTTTATCAGCACAAAAAGCATCCAGAGTGATGAGCGGGATGACATCACAGAGAACTACAAGTACGAAGAAG GTTCCCTCCAGGAGAGGCAGGTGTTTCTGAAGGCTCTGCAGAAGCTGAAGGCTGGAAGGTTCCATAGCTCCCGAAGAGGAGCAGATTTGCAACCTTCCAGGCCCACCCCACTGAGCCAGGACAGCCCTCGGAGACTGCATACACCTTCCCTTCGACCCAGTGATGTGGTCCAAGTCTCCCTGAAATTCAAGCTGCTCGACCCGCCCAACATGGGCCAGGATATATGCTTTGTCCTGCTGGCCTTCAACATGTCCTCCCAGTTCAAGGACCTCAAAGTGAACCTGAGTGCCCAGTCTCTGCTGCACGATGGCAGCCCCCTGTCCCCATTCTGGCAGGACATAGCGTTCATCACACTCTCTCCTAAAGAAG CAAAGACCTACCCCTGCAAAATCTCCTATTCCCAGTACAGCCAGTACCTGTCAACAGACAAGCTGATCCGCATCAGTGCCTTGGGTGAAGAGAAAAGCAGTCCCGAGAAAATCCTGGTGAACAAGATCATCACCTTATCTTATCCGAGCATCACGATTAAT GTTCTAGGAGCAGCCGTTGTGAACCAGCCACTCTCCATACAGGTGATATTTTCAAACCCCCTCTCGGAGCAGGTTGAGGACTGTGTGCTGACCGTGGAAGGAAGTGGCCTCTTCAAGAAACAGCAGAAAGTCTT CCTTGGGGTCCTCAAACCCCAACATCGAGGGAGCATCATTCTGGAGACCGTCCCCTTCAAGAGTGGCCAAAGGCAGATCCAAGCTAATATGAGAAGCAACAAGTTTAAGGACATCAAGGGTTACAGGAATGTTTATGTAGACTTTGCATTATAA